One window of the Clostridium sp. MB40-C1 genome contains the following:
- a CDS encoding FAD-binding oxidoreductase, translating to MEYNKVNAKDIEFIKEVAGIDNVLAGEEISEDYSHDELGGISHMPDVLVKVHSAEEVSKIMKHAYKNTIPVVARGSGTGLVGASVPIYGGIMVDLTEMNNILELDEENLTLTVEPGVLLMEIGKYVEEHDFFYPPDPGEKSATIGGNISTNAGGMRAVKYGVTRDYVRGLEVVLPTGEILELGGKVVKNSSGYSIKDLIIGSEGTLGVITKAVLKLLPLPKQSVSLLIPFLNFDKAIEMVPKIIKSKSIPTAIEFMTRDTILSAEEFLGKKFPDNSSDAYLLLTFDGNTSEQVEADYETVANLCLEEGALDVFIVDTDERKESVWSARGAFLEAIKASTTDMDECDVVVPRNRVAEFIKYTHDLEKEFDVRIPSFGHAGDGNLHVYICKDNLSDEDWKKKLKEVFECMYKKSEELKGLVSGEHGIGYAKREFMFHQYGEEYIRIMKGIKGVFDPKNILNPGKVCQ from the coding sequence TATAAAAGAAGTAGCTGGCATAGATAATGTGTTAGCAGGAGAAGAAATAAGCGAGGACTATAGCCACGATGAATTAGGTGGAATAAGTCATATGCCAGATGTGTTAGTAAAAGTACACTCAGCAGAAGAAGTTTCAAAAATAATGAAACATGCATATAAAAATACTATTCCAGTTGTAGCAAGAGGCTCAGGTACAGGACTTGTAGGAGCATCAGTTCCAATCTACGGTGGAATAATGGTAGATTTAACAGAGATGAATAATATTTTAGAACTAGATGAAGAAAACTTAACACTTACAGTAGAGCCAGGGGTTCTCCTTATGGAGATTGGAAAATATGTAGAAGAACATGACTTCTTTTACCCACCAGATCCAGGTGAAAAGAGTGCTACAATAGGAGGAAATATAAGTACAAATGCAGGTGGAATGAGAGCTGTTAAGTACGGAGTAACAAGGGATTATGTGAGAGGACTTGAGGTGGTATTACCGACTGGAGAAATATTAGAATTAGGTGGAAAAGTAGTTAAAAATAGTTCAGGATACAGCATAAAAGATTTAATAATAGGTTCAGAAGGAACTCTTGGAGTAATTACAAAGGCTGTACTTAAGTTATTACCCCTACCAAAACAATCAGTAAGTTTGCTAATTCCATTCCTTAATTTTGATAAAGCTATAGAAATGGTACCAAAGATCATAAAGTCAAAGTCAATACCAACAGCCATAGAATTTATGACAAGAGATACTATACTTTCAGCAGAAGAGTTTTTGGGGAAAAAGTTTCCGGATAATTCATCAGACGCATATCTTTTGTTAACTTTTGATGGAAACACTTCAGAACAAGTGGAAGCAGACTATGAAACAGTTGCTAATTTATGCTTAGAAGAAGGTGCATTAGATGTATTCATAGTTGATACAGACGAAAGAAAGGAATCAGTATGGTCAGCGAGAGGGGCTTTCCTTGAGGCAATTAAGGCATCTACAACAGATATGGATGAATGTGATGTTGTAGTACCAAGAAACAGGGTTGCAGAATTTATAAAATATACTCATGATTTAGAAAAAGAGTTTGATGTGAGGATACCAAGCTTTGGACATGCTGGAGATGGAAATTTACATGTATACATCTGTAAAGACAATTTAAGTGATGAAGATTGGAAAAAGAAATTAAAAGAAGTATTTGAATGTATGTATAAAAAATCAGAGGAATTAAAAGGACTAGTATCAGGAGAACACGGTATAGGATATGCTAAGAGAGAATTTATGTTTCATCAATATGGAGAAGAATATATAAGAATTATGAAAGGAATCAAAGGAGTATTTGATCCTAAAAACATATTAAACCCAGGAAAGGTTTGTCAGTAA
- a CDS encoding ADP-ribosylglycohydrolase family protein: MKHIDRIRGGLFGAACGDALHRCLKNIRNKKIYKGSINDIKQYYLVYGDGKITDDTRMMIAIAKSVIESPEDPIDLMGKRFIEIHYNNPINLGLTIRVAIGEYEKCKDWKKAALKTHLRLGGRSEGNGTLMRTIPIALYYDDVHKMINITKKQSNLTHYSRNASEACIFYNILAYSYVRGEDKYEAFINNVKRFPEYEDILDKGENSFTKTGCAVDTLKCSLWCLLNTESYEEAIIKAINVYDNKDTVATIAGGIAGVYYGYNAIEKTWKQNLAIKEELLNISDRFWLNNNVYLTQ, from the coding sequence TTGAAACATATAGACAGGATAAGAGGTGGATTGTTTGGAGCAGCTTGCGGAGATGCCTTGCATAGGTGTTTAAAAAACATCAGAAATAAGAAAATATATAAAGGATCCATAAATGATATTAAGCAATACTATTTAGTTTATGGAGATGGAAAAATTACTGATGATACAAGAATGATGATTGCTATTGCAAAAAGTGTAATAGAGTCTCCAGAAGATCCTATTGATTTAATGGGAAAACGGTTTATAGAAATACATTATAATAATCCTATAAATTTAGGATTGACTATAAGAGTAGCCATTGGTGAATATGAAAAATGCAAAGATTGGAAAAAGGCAGCTTTAAAAACTCACTTAAGATTAGGAGGAAGAAGCGAAGGAAATGGAACATTAATGAGAACTATACCAATAGCTTTGTATTACGATGATGTCCATAAAATGATAAATATTACAAAAAAACAGTCGAATTTAACTCATTATAGCAGAAATGCTTCAGAAGCATGTATCTTTTATAATATACTAGCTTATAGCTATGTAAGAGGTGAGGATAAATATGAAGCTTTTATAAATAATGTTAAAAGATTTCCTGAATATGAAGATATACTAGATAAGGGAGAAAATAGTTTTACTAAAACGGGATGTGCGGTAGATACTTTAAAGTGCTCTTTATGGTGTCTTTTAAATACAGAATCTTATGAAGAAGCAATTATAAAGGCTATAAATGTTTATGATAACAAAGATACTGTAGCAACAATAGCAGGTGGAATTGCAGGAGTCTATTACGGATATAATGCTATAGAGAAGACATGGAAACAAAATTTAGCTATTAAAGAAGAATTGTTAAATATAAGTGATAGATTTTGGTTAAATAATAATGTATATTTAACACAATAA
- a CDS encoding DUF4397 domain-containing protein — protein sequence MYFYPYFRTNMKSFIRILHASPDAPPVDVYANGNLIAKNLPYKGFTEYLQVPPGRYNIKIFSSGKTINPVINTNLILEPETIYTVAAINKLANIRLMPFVDPIIPQIENKAYVRFGHLSPNTPRVDITLPNGKILFENVGFEDLTNYIAVDPGTYTIQARPTGTDKIALTIPNIRLKGNRFYTIYAVGLLGDKPPLQVLIPLDGNTYIKF from the coding sequence ATGTATTTTTATCCTTATTTTAGAACCAACATGAAATCTTTTATCAGGATTCTTCATGCATCTCCAGATGCACCTCCTGTAGATGTTTATGCAAATGGAAATTTAATAGCTAAAAACCTACCCTATAAAGGTTTTACAGAGTACTTACAAGTTCCTCCTGGAAGATATAATATTAAAATATTCTCTAGTGGTAAGACCATAAATCCTGTTATAAATACTAATTTAATTCTTGAACCTGAGACTATATATACTGTAGCTGCTATCAATAAATTAGCAAATATACGTCTTATGCCTTTTGTAGACCCTATAATACCTCAAATAGAAAATAAAGCTTATGTTAGATTTGGTCACTTATCTCCAAATACTCCACGAGTAGACATAACACTTCCTAATGGAAAAATACTTTTTGAAAATGTAGGATTTGAAGATTTAACAAATTATATAGCTGTAGATCCTGGCACATACACAATACAAGCCAGACCAACTGGGACAGACAAAATAGCTTTAACTATACCGAATATAAGACTAAAGGGAAATAGATTTTATACAATTTATGCAGTTGGTTTACTGGGAGATAAACCTCCTCTCCAAGTTTTAATTCCTCTTGATGGGAATACTTATATTAAATTTTAA
- a CDS encoding FAD-binding oxidoreductase, producing MEYNKIDAKDIKFIKEIVGIDNIFVGEEISEDYSHDELGGISHMPDVLVKVHSAEEVSKIMKHAYENTIPVVARGSGTGLVGASVPIHGGIMVDLTEMNNILELDEENLTLTVEPGVLLMEIGKFVEEHDFFYPPDPGEKSATIGGNISTNAGGMRAVKYGVTRDYIRGLEVVLPTGEILNLGGKVVKNSSGYSIKDLIIGSEGTLGVITKAILKLLPLPKKSISLLIPFSNFDKAIEMVPKIIKSKAIPTAIEFMTRDTILSAEEFLGKKFPDNSSDAYLLLTFDGNTTEQVEADYETVANLCLQEGALDVFIVDTDERKESVWSARGAFLEAIKASTTDIDECDVVVPRNKVAEFIKYTYELEKEFDVRIPSFGHAGDGNLHVYICKDNLSDEEWEKKTKEVFQCMYRKSEEMHGLVSGEHGIGYAKREFMFHQYGEEYVRIMKEIKKVFDPKNILNPGKVCQ from the coding sequence ATGGAATATAATAAAATAGATGCTAAAGATATTAAATTTATAAAAGAAATAGTTGGTATAGATAATATATTTGTAGGAGAAGAAATAAGTGAAGATTATAGCCATGATGAATTAGGCGGAATAAGTCACATGCCAGATGTACTAGTAAAAGTACATTCAGCAGAAGAAGTTTCAAAAATAATGAAACATGCATATGAAAATACTATTCCAGTTGTAGCAAGAGGTTCAGGTACAGGACTTGTAGGAGCATCAGTTCCAATCCATGGTGGAATAATGGTAGATTTAACAGAAATGAATAACATTTTAGAACTAGATGAAGAAAACTTAACACTTACAGTAGAACCAGGGGTGCTCCTTATGGAGATTGGAAAATTTGTAGAGGAACATGACTTTTTTTATCCACCAGATCCAGGTGAAAAGAGTGCTACAATAGGAGGAAATATAAGTACCAATGCAGGTGGAATGAGAGCAGTTAAATATGGTGTAACAAGAGATTATATAAGAGGACTTGAAGTTGTACTACCAACAGGAGAAATATTGAATTTAGGTGGAAAAGTAGTTAAAAATAGTTCGGGGTACAGTATAAAAGATTTAATAATAGGTTCAGAAGGAACTCTTGGAGTAATTACAAAGGCTATTCTTAAGTTATTACCACTACCAAAGAAGTCAATAAGTTTGTTAATTCCATTTTCTAATTTTGATAAAGCTATAGAAATGGTACCTAAAATTATAAAATCAAAGGCAATACCAACAGCTATAGAATTTATGACAAGAGATACTATACTTTCAGCAGAAGAGTTTTTAGGAAAGAAATTCCCAGATAATTCATCAGATGCATATCTTTTATTAACTTTTGATGGAAATACTACAGAACAGGTAGAGGCAGACTATGAAACAGTTGCTAACCTATGCTTACAAGAAGGGGCACTAGATGTATTTATAGTTGATACAGATGAAAGAAAAGAATCAGTGTGGTCAGCAAGAGGAGCTTTTCTTGAGGCGATTAAGGCATCTACAACAGATATAGATGAATGTGATGTTGTAGTACCAAGAAACAAAGTAGCAGAATTTATAAAATATACTTATGAGTTAGAAAAAGAGTTTGATGTAAGAATACCAAGCTTTGGACATGCAGGAGATGGAAACTTACATGTGTATATTTGTAAGGATAATTTAAGTGATGAAGAGTGGGAAAAGAAAACAAAAGAAGTGTTCCAGTGTATGTATAGAAAATCGGAGGAAATGCATGGGCTAGTATCAGGAGAACATGGAATTGGATATGCTAAGAGAGAGTTTATGTTTCACCAATATGGAGAAGAATATGTAAGAATCATGAAAGAAATTAAAAAAGTATTTGACCCTAAAAACATACTAAATCCAGGAAAAGTTTGTCAATAG
- a CDS encoding electron transfer flavoprotein subunit beta/FixA family protein: protein MEILVCIKQVPGTTKVEVDPVTGVLKRDGIDSKMNPYDLFALETAFRIRKEKGGKVNVITMGPPQAKDIIKEAYMMGADEGTLLSDRKFAGADVLATAYTLSQGVKMTGNPELIICGKQTTDGDTAQVGPEIAEYLGIPHVANVRKIIEVGSKTITVEMDMAETVEVQEIEYPCLITVEKDIYTPRLPSYKIKLDTQDRKINLFSLNNFEDKNEKHYGLNGSATQVERIFPPEVNTDKELWEGTGENLRDRLFEKLKDMKFV from the coding sequence ATGGAGATTTTGGTTTGTATTAAACAGGTACCAGGAACTACAAAAGTTGAGGTCGATCCAGTTACGGGAGTATTAAAAAGAGATGGAATTGATTCAAAGATGAATCCCTATGATTTGTTTGCATTAGAGACGGCTTTTAGAATTAGAAAAGAGAAAGGTGGAAAAGTCAATGTTATTACTATGGGGCCACCACAAGCAAAAGATATTATAAAAGAGGCATACATGATGGGCGCAGACGAAGGAACTCTTTTATCGGATAGAAAATTTGCTGGAGCCGATGTACTTGCTACTGCGTATACACTTTCACAAGGAGTTAAAATGACAGGAAATCCTGAACTTATAATCTGTGGAAAACAAACAACAGACGGAGATACAGCTCAAGTTGGACCGGAGATTGCTGAATATTTAGGAATACCCCATGTAGCTAATGTAAGAAAAATAATAGAAGTAGGAAGCAAAACAATAACTGTAGAAATGGATATGGCAGAGACTGTTGAAGTACAAGAGATAGAATATCCTTGTTTAATAACTGTGGAGAAAGATATTTATACCCCAAGATTACCATCTTATAAGATTAAGTTAGATACACAGGATAGGAAAATAAATTTATTTAGTTTGAATAATTTTGAAGACAAAAATGAAAAACATTATGGACTTAATGGTTCAGCAACTCAAGTTGAAAGAATATTCCCTCCAGAGGTTAACACAGACAAAGAGTTATGGGAGGGAACAGGAGAAAATTTAAGAGATAGGTTATTTGAGAAGTTAAAAGATATGAAATTTGTTTAG
- a CDS encoding electron transfer flavoprotein subunit alpha/FixB family protein, translated as MGKLVIHEEKLNKEIIEKLVDICPFNAIEEKNEKIEITAGCKMCKLCVKKGPEGVIEFVEDEEIQIDKDKWNGIAVYVDHVQGRVHPVTYELIGKGRELAAKINHPVYCVFIGHNIKDKAEELLHYGVDEVFVYDYEELKDFRIEPYTAAFEDFITKVKPSSILVGATTVGRSLAPRVAARFSTGLTADCTVLDMKENTDLVQIRPAFGGNIMAQIITTNARPQFCTVRYKIFTAPEREENVKGKITICETNRERFASKIKVLEVTKKEKEMSISEAEVIVAAGRGIKSEKDMQLIQELADLLGGQIAGTRPLVEAGWIDPRQQIGLSGRTVKPKIIITCGIQGSVQFVAGMKNSDCIISINKDPNASIFNVSHYGLVGDLYEIIPGLIEKIKTCGNLSEAAASI; from the coding sequence ATGGGAAAGTTAGTAATTCATGAAGAGAAATTAAATAAAGAAATTATAGAAAAATTAGTTGATATATGTCCATTTAATGCTATAGAAGAAAAAAATGAAAAAATAGAAATTACAGCAGGATGTAAGATGTGCAAATTGTGTGTTAAAAAGGGGCCAGAAGGGGTAATTGAATTTGTAGAAGATGAAGAAATACAGATAGATAAAGACAAGTGGAATGGTATTGCGGTTTATGTAGACCATGTTCAAGGTAGAGTACATCCAGTAACATATGAACTTATAGGAAAAGGAAGAGAGCTTGCAGCTAAAATAAACCATCCAGTTTATTGTGTTTTTATAGGTCATAATATAAAAGATAAAGCAGAAGAATTACTGCACTATGGCGTAGACGAAGTTTTTGTATATGATTATGAGGAGTTAAAAGATTTCCGAATAGAGCCATATACAGCGGCTTTTGAAGATTTTATAACTAAAGTTAAACCATCTTCAATTTTAGTTGGAGCAACAACAGTAGGAAGATCTTTAGCTCCAAGAGTAGCAGCTAGGTTTAGTACAGGATTAACTGCTGATTGTACAGTTTTGGATATGAAAGAAAATACTGATTTAGTTCAAATAAGACCTGCTTTTGGTGGTAACATAATGGCTCAAATTATTACTACAAATGCAAGACCACAGTTCTGTACAGTAAGGTATAAAATTTTTACAGCTCCTGAGAGAGAAGAAAATGTAAAGGGCAAGATCACAATATGTGAAACAAATAGAGAAAGATTTGCTTCAAAGATTAAGGTGCTGGAAGTAACTAAGAAAGAAAAAGAAATGAGTATATCTGAGGCTGAAGTAATTGTAGCAGCAGGTAGAGGAATTAAGTCTGAAAAAGATATGCAACTTATTCAAGAACTTGCAGATCTTCTAGGTGGACAAATAGCAGGAACAAGACCTCTTGTTGAAGCAGGATGGATAGATCCAAGACAGCAGATAGGATTAAGTGGAAGAACAGTAAAACCTAAAATTATAATTACTTGTGGAATACAAGGTTCTGTTCAATTTGTAGCAGGAATGAAAAATTCAGATTGTATAATCTCAATAAATAAGGATCCAAATGCATCAATATTTAATGTTTCTCATTATGGATTAGTAGGGGATTTGTATGAAATTATACCTGGATTAATTGAAAAGATAAAAACTTGTGGAAATTTATCAGAGGCAGCAGCGTCAATTTAG
- a CDS encoding DNA repair exonuclease, with amino-acid sequence MDNLKKSKFKFIHAADIHLGSIIHATCGEIREIDTIFKYGVYKAFNNICEFAIKTKVDFILLCGDVYDRESRTVRAAEIFHNECKRLNENNINVYIIRGNHDPIGKSEELFNLPDNVYIFDNEKTENFEMNKDDNFIARIVGQSYKGKWEGRKVFQNYIVEDNSSYNIALLHTQLEPQNNNYLPCSSKELIKNKNINYWALGHIHKCRIINEKSPVIVYPGIPQGRDIGEKGIGGCLLVEVMEDYSTNLSFVPTSSVIWEKIIVDINDYNNLENLNDLEEVLVEKSELVLNSQVEVPENLESTYPPSQLLKGYVVQWDIQGRGKINEVLREDKENIIDYLRQTLNERFVQKEKFLYTDSIEINTKKAFKDLEKFKENTSICNEINSIIESISQDEELKKEFIKSFGNVFEKKYDIEDINQEKIQLDEEIIEEIINEAREIVLEKLIEKGEQF; translated from the coding sequence ATGGATAACTTAAAGAAAAGTAAATTTAAATTTATTCATGCAGCAGATATTCATCTTGGAAGTATTATTCATGCTACTTGTGGTGAAATAAGAGAGATTGATACTATATTCAAATATGGGGTATACAAAGCGTTCAATAATATATGTGAATTTGCTATTAAAACCAAAGTAGATTTTATATTACTCTGTGGAGATGTATATGATAGAGAAAGCAGGACTGTTAGAGCAGCAGAAATTTTTCATAATGAATGTAAAAGATTAAATGAAAATAATATAAATGTATATATAATAAGGGGGAATCATGATCCTATAGGTAAGTCAGAAGAATTATTTAATTTACCAGATAATGTTTATATATTTGACAATGAAAAGACAGAAAATTTTGAAATGAACAAAGATGATAATTTTATAGCTAGAATAGTTGGACAATCCTATAAAGGAAAATGGGAAGGAAGAAAAGTATTTCAAAATTATATTGTTGAGGATAATTCTTCTTATAACATTGCTTTGCTTCATACTCAATTAGAACCCCAAAATAATAATTATTTGCCTTGTAGTTCTAAGGAATTAATTAAGAATAAAAACATAAATTATTGGGCTTTGGGACATATCCACAAGTGTAGAATAATAAATGAGAAATCACCTGTTATAGTATACCCAGGAATTCCTCAGGGGAGAGATATAGGAGAAAAAGGAATAGGAGGATGTTTGTTAGTAGAGGTTATGGAAGATTATTCTACAAACCTTTCGTTTGTACCAACTTCTTCAGTAATATGGGAAAAGATTATTGTAGATATAAATGATTACAATAATCTTGAAAATTTAAATGATTTAGAAGAGGTTTTAGTAGAAAAAAGTGAATTAGTATTAAATAGTCAGGTAGAAGTACCAGAAAATCTAGAAAGTACTTATCCCCCATCACAATTATTAAAAGGATATGTAGTTCAATGGGATATACAAGGTAGAGGAAAGATAAATGAAGTTTTAAGAGAAGATAAAGAAAATATAATAGATTATCTTAGACAAACATTAAATGAACGGTTTGTACAAAAAGAAAAGTTTTTGTATACAGATTCTATAGAAATAAATACTAAAAAGGCGTTTAAGGACTTAGAAAAGTTTAAAGAGAATACATCTATATGTAATGAAATTAATAGTATAATAGAAAGTATTTCACAAGATGAAGAATTGAAAAAAGAATTCATTAAAAGTTTTGGAAATGTATTTGAGAAGAAGTATGATATTGAGGATATTAATCAGGAGAAGATTCAACTTGATGAGGAAATAATAGAAGAGATCATAAATGAGGCAAGGGAGATTGTGCTGGAAAAATTAATTGAAAAAGGTGAACAGTTTTGA
- a CDS encoding L-lactate permease, translated as MLALIALIPIILVGVLMIKFDLPSTKAMPVGFFSSMILAAIFWKMPGKWIGAATITGAINTIDILLIVYGALLILQIMKKSGGVDGIAHSMASVSTDRRVQVIIIGFLMGAFFEGAAGFGTPAAVAAPLLVGLGFPPLVAAMVALIGNSAPVTFGAAGTPIIGGFANLKTMVEAGGFNGDFTTFLANVGGFAGILHFLAGSFVPLAMVCSMTLVVDKSIKKGLEALPLALFGGLVFTVPEVLISNFVGPELPSLLGALIAIPVFIGAIKKGFFVPKTSWNFKPHDEWEEDWEGEVAAMQSDLQSKNIMSSGKAWAPYILIGVLLLLGRLKWIGLTPILKSWDVSWNNILGTSLSRGITPLYNPGVIPFMLVALIIPFMHGLDKKEAASCWKETLKQVKPSAIALFFALGMTYIMMNAGAAAKADSMLIVIAKTAANFAGKGWYILAPIVGILGAFISGSCTVSDIMFGGLQFSAAKQIGIPVTPIIALQTIGGAAGNMICVHNVVAALTTVGLIGKEGKIMKNNVKIALAYGIFTGICAMIIANVFMKNIF; from the coding sequence ATGTTAGCACTAATAGCATTAATACCCATTATTTTAGTAGGTGTTTTGATGATAAAGTTTGATTTGCCATCTACTAAGGCAATGCCTGTCGGTTTTTTTTCATCTATGATATTAGCAGCTATATTTTGGAAAATGCCAGGGAAATGGATAGGAGCAGCAACTATAACAGGAGCTATAAATACAATAGATATATTGCTTATAGTATATGGAGCACTACTTATTCTTCAAATAATGAAGAAAAGTGGAGGGGTAGATGGAATAGCTCATTCAATGGCGTCTGTATCTACTGACAGAAGAGTTCAAGTTATTATAATAGGATTTTTAATGGGTGCGTTTTTTGAAGGAGCAGCAGGCTTTGGAACACCAGCAGCAGTAGCAGCTCCGCTACTTGTAGGATTAGGATTTCCACCATTAGTAGCAGCAATGGTAGCTTTAATAGGAAATAGTGCGCCAGTAACTTTTGGTGCAGCAGGGACTCCGATAATAGGAGGATTTGCTAATTTAAAAACTATGGTGGAAGCTGGGGGATTTAATGGAGATTTCACAACCTTTTTAGCTAATGTAGGTGGTTTTGCAGGAATACTACATTTTTTAGCAGGTTCATTTGTTCCACTTGCTATGGTTTGTTCTATGACACTAGTTGTTGATAAGAGTATTAAGAAGGGGTTGGAGGCACTACCATTAGCTTTATTTGGTGGTTTAGTTTTTACTGTACCTGAAGTGTTGATTTCAAACTTTGTAGGACCAGAACTCCCATCACTACTTGGTGCTTTAATAGCAATTCCAGTGTTTATAGGGGCAATAAAAAAGGGATTTTTTGTGCCAAAAACTAGTTGGAATTTTAAACCACATGATGAATGGGAAGAAGATTGGGAAGGTGAAGTTGCAGCAATGCAATCTGACTTACAATCTAAAAATATTATGAGTTCAGGAAAAGCATGGGCTCCATATATTTTAATAGGTGTATTGCTTTTATTAGGTAGATTGAAATGGATAGGACTTACTCCTATATTAAAATCATGGGATGTATCATGGAATAACATTTTAGGAACATCTTTATCAAGAGGAATAACACCTCTTTATAATCCAGGTGTTATTCCATTTATGTTAGTTGCGTTAATAATACCATTTATGCATGGATTAGATAAAAAAGAGGCAGCAAGTTGTTGGAAAGAAACTTTAAAACAAGTAAAACCGTCAGCTATAGCATTATTTTTTGCATTAGGAATGACTTATATAATGATGAATGCAGGAGCAGCAGCAAAAGCAGATTCAATGCTTATAGTAATAGCTAAGACAGCAGCGAATTTTGCAGGAAAAGGATGGTATATATTAGCACCAATAGTTGGTATATTAGGAGCATTTATATCGGGAAGTTGTACTGTATCGGATATTATGTTTGGTGGGCTTCAATTTAGTGCTGCAAAACAAATAGGAATACCTGTAACACCTATAATTGCACTTCAAACAATAGGTGGGGCAGCAGGTAATATGATATGTGTACACAATGTAGTAGCAGCATTGACAACAGTTGGGCTTATTGGCAAGGAAGGTAAGATTATGAAAAATAATGTTAAGATTGCATTAGCTTATGGAATTTTTACAGGTATATGTGCAATGATTATTGCAAACGTATTCATGAAGAATATATTTTAA